The genomic DNA GGGGCAATgttcaatattttatttgcaGTTGCCCATGTTTTTATCATGTTCCATAATTTTATATGGAGAAGAAATCAAGGAGGGAGACCAGAAGTTATTGGTTGCTTTCTTCTATAGGAGAATGCAATGATTGATCACTGCCTTGTTTAAACAAAAGATTATGTGTGAAGACAACCAGCAAGATGTTCGCTCACGCCGGCCATCCCAAAGCTCTCACTAACAAGAACATAGGAGGGATAAGAAATGGAACCATGGTTTCTTTATAGAATTGAGCAGTTCAAGAACTTCACATAGCACAACCTAGAAACATTACACTCCGAGGAGGAGAATTTTAAGGTTTGGCCTCAATCTCGGACCAAGACGATTGGCATTTTTTATGGCCGGGTCTTGTCGGGCTCAAGGGTGTTCTTATTTGGATCAGATGGGTCGATGTATCTCCAGAAGAAACCTAAGCTGCTGCCCATGATGTTCATGATGACAGCTGATACAGCAGCTGGCAGTGTGACCAAAGGCGAGGTGAAATGTGAAGTTGCGAGGACCACTCCCAGTGAAGAATTTTGCATGCCCACCTGCATTGAAATTAACATATACAAAGGTAAAGTTAAACATATTGATTAGGAATTCAAGAGTCTCAACACACTTCATATTTAATTACCTCGATTGATATTGCTCGTCGCTGTGGTTCTTTGAACCTGCAAATGGCCGAAGACATATAGCTGCAAGCAAGACCAAGGAAACAAGGAACCCCAAGTAATCTACCAGTTTCTCCGACTAATCATAACAAAACTCCAGAAAAATATCAGTAGAAGGCCAAATCTTACCCTACAAAGAATCCGCCAAAGTGTAATAGGAGCACCGAAAGGATCACCGAGCCTACTTCTCCATATAACAAAGACGTAATTCGACGCAATGGAGAGAGATCAGACGCCAACGAAGCACCAACGAACATGGATTTAAGTCGGATAATATTCTCTGAGAAGACACTGTTTATACCATAAAAGGAAATAGTGATTGTGAGTCTTGATACACAGTATTTACACTTGAAAATTACTTGACTGTCAAGTCAACATTTTACCTGCATGCGAGCAATGAGGATAACAAAACAGCAAACAGAGGAGCGAAAGGAATCACCGCTTCCACTGCCCGGGGAAAGGTACTCTGTAAATAAGACCCCAAGAGAATTGGAGCAACAACTACCTACACATGCAGATAAAAGTCAAACAAAAAGTTGTGGACAAGTAATCGAATCTATTTGTCAAAAATTTCGAGGTATGATAAACCAATAAGGACGAAGCGCGCAACTACCTGTAATGTGCTCATCGAGAGTTTAAAGGCATCGACAGGAACATAAGTTCCTGCCAAGATCTTGGTCAGCAAAGGAGTGAGGAGTACTGCTCCAAAAGTGGTGCACACGGTCATTATGATAGACAGAGGAACATCGCCTCGAGCAATTAAAGTCACCTGAAACACTATTTCAGATGAtagaaaatgaataaaaataactCGGAGCAGTGCCCATTCAGATTTGCAGCATCCACTCAAACTTACCAAGGAAATTTACATCAACAGAACTATCGTAATGGTAAAACTAAAAACCttctaaatatattatgcCCGATGGAAACCTAGAATCCAAGGTGATAGATGGAATAGCTTATCGTAACAGGTTATTTATCGGTGCAAAAGATGATGTTATGCTTGAAGATCATCTTACCACGTTGGAGGCAGTACCACCAGGGCAGCAAGCTAGTAATATCAGGCCGACCGAGAGCAAAGGTGGAAGCCCCAATAATCTACTAATGGCCGTTCCTAGAAGTGGCATAATTGTATACTGAGCAGCGCATCCGAAGAGTATCTGATTTACAGAACTACAATTATTACTATGGAATAAGCACATAAGAGCACAAGACAGAAGCTAGATAAAAGAAACTTTCACAATTGAGAACCATAGGGAGGCAAAGAATTAAAAATGCAGAGCTTAGAGTAAAAGCACTGCAGGTGTCGTAATCAGATTCACACACCAATTAGTCAAATTCTAACTCAGAAAACGGAGATTGCGGACCGCTGTGCAGCTGCAGGAGAAGCTTCCAGACTCAACAATGACATTTATCTTAGGCTATTCTCTGAATTCTCCTCAGTCTTAATAATGCAGGAAGCAATCACtcttttacttgaaaaatgaGTTAGACATATCGAGATAAATTCTGTCATATACTTCTGTTGCCACGCTGAAAGGAGAGAACGATATTGAGTAGGACTGAAGGAGACATTGATTCAGAAAACTTAACTATGAGGATTTTTCCTGATGAACAAGCACGTGATCCAAGTAGCAAGAACACCCATTTCACAAATTCGTCGTATAAATGGAAAACATCGAATTGGGCGGCTCGCAATGTGATCCCATCCCAATGCAGTACATTATAATCCATATGACGGGATGAATCATTCCTCAGATTACAATGCGCCAACCAACCACAGATGCAGCAGCAATTGTGATTTACCCATCAGCAACCAAAAGCCAACTATTAAGGTCAGCAAACGACTGAGCTGATGAACTCACCGAGAGGGGCCTCTGCATGAACAGAGCGAACAGGTCCTTGAGCTCCAATGTCAGCCCCATAGACAGCATGATGAGCCCAAGGGACAAGCTGTAAGAAGTGGGGCCACGCTCCAC from Punica granatum isolate Tunisia-2019 chromosome 2, ASM765513v2, whole genome shotgun sequence includes the following:
- the LOC116195752 gene encoding probable sodium/metabolite cotransporter BASS2, chloroplastic gives rise to the protein MSLSLKLTLSSPATPQTHHQAQRINNLPRLDSFRSISRRPSRSNLAPVARSVGEGFDRLPAAEAKDRWESWLSTAASLYPVYVTVGGVVACLKPSTFSWFVERGPTSYSLSLGLIMLSMGLTLELKDLFALFMQRPLSILFGCAAQYTIMPLLGTAISRLLGLPPLLSVGLILLACCPGGTASNVVTLIARGDVPLSIIMTVCTTFGAVLLTPLLTKILAGTYVPVDAFKLSMSTLQVVVAPILLGSYLQSTFPRAVEAVIPFAPLFAVLLSSLLACSVFSENIIRLKSMFVGASLASDLSPLRRITSLLYGEVGSVILSVLLLHFGGFFVGYMSSAICRFKEPQRRAISIEVGMQNSSLGVVLATSHFTSPLVTLPAAVSAVIMNIMGSSLGFFWRYIDPSDPNKNTLEPDKTRP